The DNA region TACAGTCAGTGCGTGAGGCGCCGCTTCGAAAAGCGGATACATGCGCGCTACCAGGAAAACTCCGGCGGCGACCATGGTGGCCGCATGGATGAGTGCGCTAACAGGCGTGGGACCTTCCATGGCGTCAGGAAGCCAGATGTGTAGCGGAAACTGGCCTGATTTTCCCATGGCTCCAAGGAACAAACCCAGGGCGGACAGGGTCAGTATGCTGCCAGCTATGGCTCCGCTGACAGCCAGGCCATGCAGAGAAATAATGTCCAGCGTACCGGCGTTGGAGTATAGAAGCAGGAGCCCGATCAGAAAGCCCACGTCGCCGATGCGGGTGACCAGGAAGGCTTTTTTGGCGGCTGCGGCAGCCGCGGGCCGGTGGAACCAGAAGCCTATCAAAAGATAAGAAGAGAGCCCCACTAGCTCCCAAAAAATAAAGGTCAGAAGAAGGTTGGAAGACATCACCAGCCCCAGCATTGAGGCGGTGAAAAGTGATATAAAAGCGAAATAGCGCATATAGCTCGGGTCGCTGTGCATGTAGGCACGCGAATATATTTGCACCATCAGGCTGACGGAGCTGACCACCACCAGCATAACGGCGCTGAGAGTGTCTACCAGCAACCCGAAGTTGAATACGGGCCCTCCGGAGATATTCAGCCAGTTGAAACCGTTGAGTAATATCTGATGGTCCGGTGCTTGCCAGACGCTCGCCAGCAGCCAGCAGGACAGCCCGAGCGAAAGTCCTATGGCGGTAATCGAAACATAGCCGGCGGGTTCTGCTTTACCGGGGAACGGACGTATCAAAGGCGAAATAATGGCAAAAGCCGCCAGAGGCAGCAGCCAGACGGCCCAGACAAATTCAGACGGCATGTTCGAAATTTGCATCTTTTACCACTTCAACAGGTTAATATCGGTCACGTCAATATTTTTACGCTGTCTGTAAAGCGCGATAATGATGGCCAGCCCGACGGCAACTTCAGCAGCGGCCACGACTATACTGAAGATGGCCAGAGCCTGTCCGCTCAATTGCTCGGGTGTGATGAAGCGCGAAAAGGCCACCAGCGACAGATTGGCCGCGTTAAGCATAATTTCAACGAACATCAGCACAACGATAGCGTTTTTTCTGGACAAAGCGCCGTATAAACCTATGCTGAAGAGCACGGCCGATAGAATCAGATAATGCGTGAGACCTATGGACATTTATTTCTCTCTTGCCACGCTGATAGCTCCGATTATAGCCGCCAGGAGCAATAAGGCAGCGATTTCCACCGCCAACACCAGGCCATCCTGGTTGAAAAGTATACCACCCAACGTAGTGGTCGTAGGAGAGGTTGGTGCCGCTGAATTTACCGGCCAGTCCGTGTTGAGCATAACCCAGACCGCCACCCCGAGAAAGAATATTCCTGATACTATCGCCGGCATTTTAAAGCGGGACGGCAGGTTGCCGCATTCTACCTCGCGTGTCAGCGTTATGGCAATGATTATAAGCACGGCGATAGAGCCGATGTAAATAAGCACCTGTACGATTCCCAAAAAGTCGGCTGAAAGAGTGATAAACAGCCCGGCTATTGATAAAAAGCAGAGTACCAGGCCCATGGCGGTGCGGAAAAGGCTGCGCACGGTTGCTACCATGAGCGCCCCGCTCACCGCGAGTAACGCCAGAACCCAGAAAGCTATATTTATTCCCATATTTTATTTCTTAGTTTTGCCAGTATCGACAAGCAAAGTCTGCTCGGGCAGCTCGCGGGCGAGCTCAGGATGGGCGTAAGCGCTGGGCCGGCGCTTTTCAGGAGTCAGCAGTTCCTCTTTTTCCAGTGTCTGTTCGGCCAGACGATAGCTGTTGCGTTCGTACTCGTAGCCCATATACAGGGCGTCGAACGGGCAGGCTTCCACGCATAGACCGCAGTATATGCAGTGCCCGCCTTTAAGCTGCCATTTTTCCGGCTTATAGGTCAGGTCGCAGCGCAGGCAGCGGCTGCATTCTTCCAGCGCTTCTTCTTTGCTCCAGCCGATTTCAACGCCTTCAAAACTGTGAAGGCGTTTCTCGTGAGCAATGGCGGCATTGGCGGGGCGGAAGGCTTCGAGCGGTGCGCCTTCTCTGTTGATGGGAACCTCGGGCGTTGCCAGAATCTCCGTAATTTCGCCGCTCCCGCCGAGATATTTGTCGATAGAAATGGCCGCCTGTCTGCCCTGTGCGATGCACTCTATAACAGTGGCAGGACCAAGCACGTCGTCACCGCCGGCGAAGACGCCGGATTTGGCCGTGGCGAGGGTATCGGAATCAACCACAAGGCGGCTGCTT from Dehalococcoidia bacterium includes:
- the nuoK gene encoding NADH-quinone oxidoreductase subunit NuoK produces the protein MSIGLTHYLILSAVLFSIGLYGALSRKNAIVVLMFVEIMLNAANLSLVAFSRFITPEQLSGQALAIFSIVVAAAEVAVGLAIIIALYRQRKNIDVTDINLLKW
- a CDS encoding NADH-quinone oxidoreductase subunit L translates to MGINIAFWVLALLAVSGALMVATVRSLFRTAMGLVLCFLSIAGLFITLSADFLGIVQVLIYIGSIAVLIIIAITLTREVECGNLPSRFKMPAIVSGIFFLGVAVWVMLNTDWPVNSAAPTSPTTTTLGGILFNQDGLVLAVEIAALLLLAAIIGAISVAREK